A part of Capsicum annuum cultivar UCD-10X-F1 chromosome 6, UCD10Xv1.1, whole genome shotgun sequence genomic DNA contains:
- the LOC124899575 gene encoding uncharacterized protein LOC124899575, whose protein sequence is MQFQMFTKTCFGVYMQMHACSVQAQLVRSFMSLELEESSKDALVIYVNGSTLRFLLRKYAIITGLNYVANEDNFVIENKEPNRIVSWYFGEWGEGNDDDAVKIAILYFINTFIFSGEKHCVSVPKIHFHLVENGKYKDCPWGKKTFKDLVKSISKKMDAQKQYYRIHGMPLAMQVWLYEYFSVVDPKTIVKHGSRISRLLNRETTDRRPHFKAFIEGMLADVVYKNITATSREMAILQLPCVNAVEDTTSDDISSDDNFQDAPPATEKNNGKKKTKKGVTQKTVPQRTIPKQPSILEKRKSVVKPPVKPKPSNVPTDVPSSGKSDEKSILAKQFVIFQESMKAEIGDLRKLITDNFKSVMKSIKSIKIAEKGLNIEAAADIPTAPQLSPQHINAVCFSVPNKSDTSMVVLQRGDNVEVVEDISVVSQPSSQHIGTDRSSTPKQGDTCSIELQHKIRDTYISPSYFVVEPDDDIQFNEVPKKKEILEENPHQMHTSDDQVIEDDVATLRRETESQYEIPDELLLSLNVVKSTSANAACDSPILNKKYSFNLLLTDSSIENNKDSEDHFGKHKLDILIPLQFGVEVVNDKNWFYKLSFPGQLLNDIHINVILYYLRKKGKYRPPSNYSYTTIDCVFKIKVAELWEKYVDPQSCTSSVCEEYVVCEYMNGYTLMAVSFLDRCLYVYNSYNSAIHDVYVKAEVQKFAEVIPSSFLNIDFYKKKIDID, encoded by the exons ATGCAGTTTCAGATGTTTACCAAGACTTGTTTTGGGGTGTATATGCAAATGCATGCTTGTTCTGTTCAAGCACAACTAGTTAGGAGCTTTATGTCTTTGGAGTTGGAAGAAAGTTCAAAAGACGCTCTGGTGATATATGTAAATGGATCGACACTTCGATTTTTGCTTAGGAAATATGCAATTATAACAGGATTAAATTATGTTGCTAATGAAGATAATTTTGTGATTGAAAATAAAGAGCCTAACCGGATTGTTTCCTGGTATTTTGGAG aatggGGTGAgggtaatgatgatgatgctgtTAAGATTGctatattgtatttcattaatACCTTCATTTTTTCTGGCGAGAAGCATTGTGTATCTGTCCCTAAGATTCACTTTCATTTGGTTGAGAATGGTAAATACAAGGATTGTCCATGGGGTAAAAAAACTTTTAAGGACTTAGTGAAGTCTATTTCCAAAAAGATGGATGCTCAGAAACAGTACTATAGAATTCATGGTATGCCACTTGCCATGCAAGTTTGGCTTTATGAGTATTTCTCTGTTGTTGATCCAAAAACTATTGTCAAACATGGTAGTAGAATTTCAAGATTACTCAATAGGGAGACCACTGATAGACGTCCTCATTTTAAGGCTTTCATTGAAGGAATGTTAGCTGAT GTTGTATACAAAAATATAACAGCTACTTCAAGAGAAATGGCAATTTTACAATTGCCTTGTGTAAATGCTGTAGAAGATACAACCTCAGATGATATTTCTTCTGATGATAATTTTCAAGATGCTCCACCAGCTActgaaaaaaataatggaaagaaAAAA ACAAAGAAAGGTGTAACTCAAAAGACTGTTCCTCAAAGGACAATTCCTAAGCAGCCGTCTATCCTAGAGAAAAGAAAATCTGTTGTCAAGCCTCCAGTTAAACCCAAACCATCCAATGTTCCTACTGATGTACCTTCCAGTGGCAAGTCGGATGAAAAATCCATTTTGGCTAAacaatttgtcatttttcagGAATCG atgAAGGCTGAGATTGGTGATCTGCGCAAGTTGATAACTGACAATTTCAAGAGTGTTATGAAATCTATCAAATCAATCAAAATTGCTGAAAAA GGTCTTAATATTGAAGCTGCAGCTGACATACCTACGGCTCCTCAATTGTCACCCCAACATATTAATGCTGTTTGTTTCAGTGTTCCAAATAAGTCTGATACATCTATGGTTGTGCTACAACGg GGTGACAATGTTGAAGTTGTGGAAGATATATCTGTTGTTTCTCAACCGTCATCTCAGCATATTGGCACTGACCGTTCTAGTACTCCAAAGCAGGGTGATACTTGTAGCATTGAGCTACAACAT AAAATACGTGACACATATATTAGTCCATCATATTTTGTTGTTGAGCCGGATGATGACATACAATTTAATGAGGTGCCAAAGAAAAAAGAG ATTCTTGAAGAAAATCCACATCAAATGCATACAAGTGATGATCAAGTGATTGAGGATGATGTTGCTACATTAAGACGGGAGACTGAATCACAATATGAGATCCCTGATGAGCTCTTACTAAGCTTAAACGTGGTAAAAA GTACTTCTGCGAATGCAGCATGTGATTCACCCATATTGaacaaaaaatattcatttaaccTTTTATTGACAGATTCGTCTATTGAGAACAA CAAGGACAGTGAAGATCATTTCGGGAAGCATAAATTAGACATTCTGATTCCGTTGCAGTTTGGTGTAGAAGTTGTCAATGATAAGAATTGGTTCTACAAACTATCTTTTCCAGGGCAATTATTGAATGATATA CACATTAATGTCATATTGTATTACTTGCGCAAAAAAGGAAAGTACCGTCCTCCAAGTAACTACTCTTACACAACTATTGATTGTGTATTCAAGATCAAAGTAGCAGAATTATGGGAGAAGTATGTAGACCCACAAAGTTGTACATCTTCTGTGTGTGAAGAATATGTTGTATGTGAATACATGAATGGATATACATTGATGGCTG TGTCGTTCTTAGATCGGTGTTTATATGTTTACAACTCGTACAACTCTGCAATCCATGATGTGTATGTCAAAGCAGAGGTGCAAAAGTTTGCAGAGGTTATACCTTCTTCCTTTTTGAACATCGACTTCTATAAGAAGAAAATAGACATTGATTGA